In Bubalus kerabau isolate K-KA32 ecotype Philippines breed swamp buffalo chromosome 4, PCC_UOA_SB_1v2, whole genome shotgun sequence, one DNA window encodes the following:
- the RGS3 gene encoding regulator of G-protein signaling 3 isoform X6: protein MNRFNGLCKVCSERRYRQITIPRGKDGFGFTICCDSPVRVQAVDSGGPAERAGLQQLDTVLRLNERPVEHWKCVELAHEIRSCPSEIILLVWRMVPQVKPGPDGGVLRRASCKSTLDLLSPPNKREKNCTHGAQARPEQRHSCHLVCESSDGLLLGGWERYSELTKRGGQHTLPALSRATAPADPNYIILAPLNPGSQLLRPVYQEDAIPEESGSPSKGKSYTGLGKKCRLMKTVQTMKGRGNYQNCPVMRPHTPHSSYGTYVTLAPKVLVFPVFVQPLDLCNPARTLLLSEELLLYEGRNKAAEVTLFAYSDLLLFTKEDEPGRCNVLRNPLYLQSVKLQEGSSEDLKFCVLYLAEKAECLFTLEAHSQEQKKRVCWCLSENIAKQQQLATPSPDSKKLHPYGSLQQEMGPANSTNATQDRSFTSSGQTLIG from the exons ATCACCATCCCACGGGGGAAGGACGGCTTTGgcttcaccatctgctgtgacTCTCCGGTCCGAGTCCAGGCTGTGGATTCCG GGGGCCCGGCGGAGCGGGCAGGGCTGCAGCAGCTGGACACGGTGCTGCGGCTGAATGAGAGGCCTGTGGAGCACTGGAAATGCGTGGAGCTGGCTCACGAGATCCG GAGCTGCCCCAGCGAGATCATCCTGCTTGTATGGCGCATGGTGCCCCAAGTCAAGCCAGGGCCAGACGGAGGGGTCCTGCGACGAGCCTCCTGCAAGTCGACCCTCGACCTCCTGTCGCCCCCCAATAAGCGGGAGAAGAACTGCACCCACGGGGCCCAGGCCCGGCCGGAGCAACGCCACAGCTGCCACCTGGTGTGTGAGAGCTCCGACGGGCTGCTGCTCGGCGGCTGGGAGCGCTACTCCGAGCTGACCAAGCGCGGGGGCCAGCACACTCTGCCCGCGCTGTCCCGCGCCACGGCCCCCGCCGACCCCAACTACATCATCCTGGCCCCGCTGAACCCCGGGAGCCAG CTGCTGCGGCCTGTGTACCAGGAGGACGCCATCCCTGAAG AATCAGGGAGTCCCAGTAAAGGGAAGTCTTACACGGGCCTGGGGAAGAAGTGTCGGCTGATGAAGACAGTGCAGACCATGAAGGGCCGCGGGAACTACCAGAACTGCCCCGTCATGAGGCCGCACACCCCGCACTCAAGCTATGGCACCTACGTCACCCTGGCCCCTAAGGTCCTGGTGTTCCCCGTCTTCGTCCAG CCTTTAGATCTCTGCAACCCCGCCCGGACCCTCCTGTTGTCAGAGGAGCTGCTGCTGTACGAGGGGCGAAACAAGGCTGCCGAG GTGACGCTGTTTGCCTACTCAGACCTGCTGCTCTTCACCAAGGAGGATGAGCCGGGCCGCTGCAACGTCCTAAGGAACCCCCTCTACCTCCAGAGCGTGAAGCTGCAGGAAG GTTCTTCAGAAGACCTGAAGTTCTGTGTGCTGTATCTCGCAGAG AAGGCAGAGTGCTTATTCACTTTGGAAGCGCACTCGCAGGAGCAGAAGAAGAGAGTGTGCTGGTGCCTGTCGGAGAACATCgcgaagcagcagcagctggcgacTCCGTCCCCCGACAGCAAG AAACTCCACCCTTATGGCTCTCTCCAGCAGGAGATGGGGCCGGCCAACTCAACCAATGCTACCCAGGATAGAAGCTTTACCTCATCAGGACAGACTCTGATTGGCTGA